CGCAAGGCCATAGTCGCCTCGGGCCCCGTCCGCGCCGCCAAGGCCAGGCTCGGTCTGGCCCGCGAGCGAACCAACGAGGTCTGGGCGGGCGTGTACCCGCAAATCGCGCTATCCAGTTCGCTCATGCGCTTCGATCTGCTCGGCGGCAGCGGCGGCATGGGCACGAGCGGCCTCGGCGGAGGCGGCCTCGGCGGGTTCGGGGGCCTGGGCGGGCTTGGGGGCCTCGGGGGAACGTCCATCGACGGCGCCATGGGCGGTCTCGGAGGATTCGACGGCGGCATTGCGGCCGCCGGTGCCGCCGGAGGCGGCCAGCCGTTCCACCAGGTGCAGGCCCAGGCCCAGATCACGCAGGTGCTGTTCGACGGCATGCGCACGCAATCCGGCCTGCGCCTGGCCGATCTGGCCGAACTGGCCGGCCGCTCGGAAGTGGCCGCCGCCGTGCGCCGCACGGCCATCGAGACGGCAACCGCGTACTTGCAGGTGCTGCGGGCCGAGGCTCTTGCCGACCTGGCCGCCCGGGCGGTGGACCAGGCGCGGCGCCAGCTCGAGCGCGCCGAGATCCGGGAGAAGACCGGCGCGGGGATGCGCCTGGACGTGCTGCAAGCCAGGACCGGTCTCTCCGCGTTCAGGGTCCAGCAGGCCGCAGCGGCCAACGGGGCCCGCCGCGCCCGCGTCATGCTCGGGGCCCTGTTGGGCGAGGAAGCCGCCGCGCCCCTGGAGCCGGTCGTCTTGCCCAAAGTGGACGCCGACCTCGAGCGCGACCTGGAGCGGGCCGTGGCGCGCCGGCCCGAGGCCGAGCAACTGGATCTCAAGATCGCCATGGATCGCGAGCAGATCACCATCCAGGAGCGCTCGGCCTGGCCGACGGCCGGCGCCTTCGGCATGCTCTCGTGGCAGGGCGGGGGCGGGTCCCGGTACGACGCGCTGGGCGTGCAGGCCAATTGGCCGCTCTTCGACGCCGGCAAGGTCCGGGCCAAGGTGGCGCAGGCGCGGGCCGAACTCGCCGCCGACGAGGCCACCCGCGAAGGCCTGGCCCGGAGCGTCGAGGCCGACACAAGGCGGGCCCTCCTGGATCGGACCGACGCGCGCGAACGCGTGAAGCTGGCCGGCGAGGGCCTGGAGAGCGCCCGGGAGGCGCTGCGTCTGGCCGAGATCCGCCACCAGACGGGAGTCGGCACCATGTTCGACGTCAGCGACGCCCAGCAGGCGGTGGTGCGGGCCGAGAGCGACCTGATCGACGCTCGCTACGAGGTCGAACTCGCCGAGGTGCGGCTCGCGGCGGCGCTGGGCGTCCCGCTCTCGGACCTCGGATTGACGCTGGGAGACCAACCATGACCGTTGCCCGCGCGTGGCTCGTCGCGCTGCTCCTGCTGGCCGCCTGCAGTCACAAGGAGAGCAATCGCAAGGAGGCGGCCCCGGCCGATCCGGTGGCCGTGTCGGTGGTCAAGGCGCAACCGGGGCCGGTGCAGGTGCCGGTGGAAGTGAGCGGCCTGGTGGTGCCCGACGCCGAGATCCGCATCCTGCCGAAAGTCACCGGCCGCCTGCTGTGGATCGTCGAGGAGTGGGCGACCGTCAAGGCCGGCCAGGAGATCGCCCGCGTCGACGTGCCCGAGCTGGGCTGGCAACTGGAGCAGGCGCGAGCGGCCGTGCAGACCGCGAAGGCGGGCCTGGAGCTGGCCCGCACCAATCGCGCCAACTCTCAGGACACCTACCGCCGCGTCAAGGAGCAATTCGAGGCCGGCGCCGCCAACGCTCACCAGCACGAGCAGGCCGCGGCCGCCAGCAAGGTCGCACAGGCGCAGGTCGAGCAGGCGCAGGCGCAGGTCGCCCAGGCGCAGGCGGGGGTCAACCTCCTGCAGTCCCAGCTTGGCAATGCCCGCCTCACGGCTCCCGTGGCGGGTATCGTCACCCAGCGCCTGGTGGACGTGGGCGGCATGGCCTCGCCCGCGCAGCCGCTGCTGGTGCTGGCCAACGCCAGGCGCCGCCTGGTGCGGGCCGGGGTGGCAGAGCGCGACCTGGCCGAACTCGCCAGAGGCATGCGCGCCCGGATCTCCAGCGTGGCTTACCCCGGCCGCGTCTACGGCGGGACGCTCATCGAGACGAGCCCCGCCATAGATCTGCAGACCCGCACCGTCTCGGCCAAGATCCTGCTGGGGCCTGATGCAGGCGATCTGAAGTTCGGGATGTCCGTGAGCGTCCGGCTGCTCCCCGCGGCCCGCCAGGGCCTGGTGGTGCCGGCCAGCGCCGTGCAGGCGGAAGGCGAGCAATACGTGCTCTTCCTGGCCGAGGGCGGCAAGGCCCGCCGCGTGCCGATTTCGGTCGGGGCGCGCATGGGCGACAAGGTCGAGATCCGCTCGGGCCTCCAAGCCGGCGCGCCCGTCATCCACCGCGGCGCCGAGTTCCTCAAGGACGGGGATCCGATCAAGTCATGACCGAGCCCGGAGGCTTCAACTTCTCGGCGCCGTTCATCCGGCGGCCGGTGCTGACGACGATGCTCGTCATGCTGCTGATGACGCTCGGCATCTTCGGCGGCAGCAAGCTCTCGATGGACCTGTTCCCCAACGTCGAGTTCCCGGTGGTCCTCATCCACGTCGAGTATCCCGGCGCCGCGCCGCAGGAAGTCGAGGCCCTGGTCACCAAGCAGATAGAGGAGGCGGTGGCCAGCGCCGCCGGCCTCGAGAGCCTGCGCAGCATGTCCTTCGAAGGCCTGTCGTGGACCATCGCCCGGTTCACGATCGAGACCAGCGCGAAGCTCGCCGCGGCCGACTGCCGCGACAAGGTGGCCGCCATCCGCTACCGCCTGCCGCGCGACGTCAAGGACCCGAGCTTCCGCATCTTCGATCCCTCGGCCGAGCCCATCATCAACTACGCCCTCCAGGGGGCCGAACCGCGAAAGCTCACGACCCTGCTGCTCCAGGTGATCAAGCCGCGCCTGGAGAGCATCGACGGCGTGGCGCTGATCGAGGTCTTCGGCGACCGCAAGCGGGAAATCCAGCTGCAACTCGACCCCGAGCGGCTCGCGAGCCACAAGGTCTCGCTCCTGGGCGTCTTCGGGGCGCTGAATCAGGAGAATTACAACCTGCCCGCGGGCCGCTACGCGGAGGGCGACAGGGATCTCTCGCTGCGGGCCATGGGCAAGTTCCGCAGCCTGGACGAATTGTCGCGCCTGCAGATCCCGACGCCCGGTGGCGGCACCGTGCAGGTTCGGGACCTGGGCCGCGTCGTGGATACCACGAAGGACCCGACCACCGCGGCGGTGGCCGACGGCGTGGACGCGGTCATGTTCGGCGTGATCAAGCAGAACGGCGCCAACGCCGTGAAGGTCGGCGAGAGTGTCGCCCAGCGGATGAAGACCCTCGAAGCCGGCTTGCCGCCGGGCGTGAAGGTCGTGAAGGCCACCGACGCGTCCGAGTTCACCAAGGAGTCGAACCTCAGCGTCTGGGAGCACATGACCGTCGGCGGCCTGCTGGCGGTGGCGGTGCTGTTCCTCTTCCTGCGCAGCAAGGCGGCGACGTTCATCGGCGGCCTGGCGATCCCCCTCTCGGTCGTGGGCACCTTCTACTTCATGCACGTGGCGGGCTTTTCGTTCAACCTGCTCACGAACCTCGCGCTGTCGATGGTCATCGGCATCCTCGTGGACGACGCGGTCGTCGACCTGGAGAACATCTACCGGCACATGGAACGCGGCAAGCACCCCATCCGCGCCGCCATCGACGCCACCCGCGAGATTCAGCAGGCCGTGACGGCCACGACGCTCACGATCGTCGCCGTGTTCGTCCCGGTGGGCTTCATGACGGGCATGGTCGGCAAGTTCTTCAAGGAGTTCGGCCTCACGGTGGCCTGCGCGGTGCTCGTCTCGCTGCTCATCGCCCGCACCGTCACGCCGATGCTGGCGGCCAGGATGCTGAGGGTCCGCGTGCAAAGCACGCCGGAGGGCACCGAGGATGGCGAGGATGCGGAGACGACGGGCTACTGGTTGGCCCCTCACTATCGTCGGCTCCTCGCCTGGGCACTGTCCCACCGGGGCCTCGTCGTGGCAATGGCGGTCGTGGCCTTCGGCCTGGGCATCGGCCTGGTGCCTTTCATCCCCAAGGGCTTCATGACGCAGGCCGACAGCGAGGAGTTCGCCCTGGTCGTCAAGCTGCCCAAGGGCGCGTCCATGGGCGCCATCAAGGCCGCGGCCGGACAGGTCGAAGCCCTCGCGCGCAAGCGCCCCGAGGTGGCGCACGTCTTCACCTTCATCGGCGACCGGGACAGCGCCGCGGACCTCTACGCCACGCTCACTCCGAGAGAGTCCCGCAAGCTGAGCGACGTCGAGGTGGCGCAACTGATCCGCGACCAGGCCCAGTCGCTGCCGGGGATGCGCACGCAGATCCGCGTCATCGGCATCGTCGCGCAGGGCGACCAGAACTACCCGGTCAACGTCGAGATGCGCTCGGACGATCTCGGGAAGCTCGCGACCTACTCCCAGCGGCTGATGGCGATGCTCAAGCGGCACCGCGAGTTCATCGACATCGACTCGTCGCTCGCCCAGGCGAGGCCGGAGATGCAGCTCATCCTCGACCGGCAACGCGCCGCAGAGCTGGGCGTATCGCCGGCCGGCGTCGCCCAGACGCTGCGCCTGGCCACCCTGGGCGACACGACCACCACGTACACCGAGGGCGAATACGACTACGACGTGCGGGTCATGGCCGATCCGGGCGTCAAGGGGGACCTGGAGCGCCTGGCGGCGCTGACGATCCCCGTGCCCGGCCGCGGGAGCGTGGCAATCGGCGCGGTGACCGAGTTGCGCACCTCGACCGGCTACTCGCAGATCACCCGCAAGAACCGGCAACGGGTCGTCAACGTGGTCGCCAACACGCGCCCGGGAGTGGCGCTGGGCGAGGCGACCAAGCTCGCCGAAAGCCTCGCGGGGAAACTCGACCTGCCGCCCGACGTGCAAATGGACTTCGGCGGCCAGGCCGAGGACATGCGGGAGGTCTTCACCGGCCTCATCACGGCGCTGGCCCTGGCCATCCTGTTCATCTATCTGATCCTGGCCGTGCAGTTCGAGAGCTTCATCCACCCATTCACGATCATGCTCAGCATGCCGCTGTCGGTCATCGGCGCCTTCCTGGCGCTCTTCGGGACCCGCACCGAACTCGGGATGATGGCCATGATCGGCCTGATCATGCTGATGGGCATCGTGACCAAGAACGCCATCCTGATCGTGGACTTCACGCTCACGCTCCGCCAGCGAGGCATGGACCGCCTGGAAGCGCTGTTGCACGCCGGGCCCATCCGGTTGCGGCCCATCCTGATGACCACCGCCGCCATGGTGATGGGCATGCTGCCGATGGCGTTCCGCGTCGGCGCGGGCTCGGAGTTCCGCTACCCGATGGCGATCGTCGTGATCGGGGGCCTGATCACTTCGACGGCCCTGACCCTGGTGGTCGTGCCCGTGTTCTACACCCTGCTCGACGATCTCGGCGGAGCCGTGCGGCGCCGCCTGGGCTGGGGCGAGAGCGCCCGCATCGTGGGCCGGCGCCTGGAGGCGGCCGACGAGGCCCTCCGGGATCCCGCCACGCGGGTATGAAGTAACCGTCGACCAACGGGGGGGTGTTGTGCGCGAGTACTTACGTAGCGCATGGCCGGGCGCTGCCGTCCTGGCGATCGGGGGCTGCGCCTGGTTCGCCGCGGCGCCGCAGGCCGAGGCGCCCCTGGCCTTGCAGGGCGCGAGCGGCGTCAATGGCGTCGCCACGACCCCGGCGCCCTACGTCCTCGAAGGCAGCGTCCGCGTGGGCCTGGTCGCAAACAATGCGAGCGGCCTGGTGTCCAACAACGCCGGCGGCCTGGTCTCGGACAACGCGGCCGCCCTCTCCAACGGCAACCCCTTGACCGTGAGGGCCCCGCTGGCGCGGGTCACCGAGGTAAGCGCCGGGCTGCGCGTGTCGCCCGTCGAGGCGCTCTCCGGAGCCACGCCCGTGACCGCCCTGGCGGACGGAGCGACTTACCGCGCCCAGGCGACGGCCGCGCGAATCGTCGTGGAAGTCGTCGATCCGGCCAGCGGCGAGCTGTTCCGGCGAGGAAAGGCCGACGCCCAGGGACGGTACCGGTTCGAGCTCTCCGAACCGCCGGCCAGGCGCGGCTGGATCGTCCAGGCTACCGAGGTCTCCGGCGCGACCGTCTCGG
This window of the Candidatus Tanganyikabacteria bacterium genome carries:
- a CDS encoding TolC family protein, encoding MLAALAVATMSAAAMPPAGPLTLEQAVRKAIVASGPVRAAKARLGLARERTNEVWAGVYPQIALSSSLMRFDLLGGSGGMGTSGLGGGGLGGFGGLGGLGGLGGTSIDGAMGGLGGFDGGIAAAGAAGGGQPFHQVQAQAQITQVLFDGMRTQSGLRLADLAELAGRSEVAAAVRRTAIETATAYLQVLRAEALADLAARAVDQARRQLERAEIREKTGAGMRLDVLQARTGLSAFRVQQAAAANGARRARVMLGALLGEEAAAPLEPVVLPKVDADLERDLERAVARRPEAEQLDLKIAMDREQITIQERSAWPTAGAFGMLSWQGGGGSRYDALGVQANWPLFDAGKVRAKVAQARAELAADEATREGLARSVEADTRRALLDRTDARERVKLAGEGLESAREALRLAEIRHQTGVGTMFDVSDAQQAVVRAESDLIDARYEVELAEVRLAAALGVPLSDLGLTLGDQP
- a CDS encoding efflux RND transporter permease subunit, with product MTEPGGFNFSAPFIRRPVLTTMLVMLLMTLGIFGGSKLSMDLFPNVEFPVVLIHVEYPGAAPQEVEALVTKQIEEAVASAAGLESLRSMSFEGLSWTIARFTIETSAKLAAADCRDKVAAIRYRLPRDVKDPSFRIFDPSAEPIINYALQGAEPRKLTTLLLQVIKPRLESIDGVALIEVFGDRKREIQLQLDPERLASHKVSLLGVFGALNQENYNLPAGRYAEGDRDLSLRAMGKFRSLDELSRLQIPTPGGGTVQVRDLGRVVDTTKDPTTAAVADGVDAVMFGVIKQNGANAVKVGESVAQRMKTLEAGLPPGVKVVKATDASEFTKESNLSVWEHMTVGGLLAVAVLFLFLRSKAATFIGGLAIPLSVVGTFYFMHVAGFSFNLLTNLALSMVIGILVDDAVVDLENIYRHMERGKHPIRAAIDATREIQQAVTATTLTIVAVFVPVGFMTGMVGKFFKEFGLTVACAVLVSLLIARTVTPMLAARMLRVRVQSTPEGTEDGEDAETTGYWLAPHYRRLLAWALSHRGLVVAMAVVAFGLGIGLVPFIPKGFMTQADSEEFALVVKLPKGASMGAIKAAAGQVEALARKRPEVAHVFTFIGDRDSAADLYATLTPRESRKLSDVEVAQLIRDQAQSLPGMRTQIRVIGIVAQGDQNYPVNVEMRSDDLGKLATYSQRLMAMLKRHREFIDIDSSLAQARPEMQLILDRQRAAELGVSPAGVAQTLRLATLGDTTTTYTEGEYDYDVRVMADPGVKGDLERLAALTIPVPGRGSVAIGAVTELRTSTGYSQITRKNRQRVVNVVANTRPGVALGEATKLAESLAGKLDLPPDVQMDFGGQAEDMREVFTGLITALALAILFIYLILAVQFESFIHPFTIMLSMPLSVIGAFLALFGTRTELGMMAMIGLIMLMGIVTKNAILIVDFTLTLRQRGMDRLEALLHAGPIRLRPILMTTAAMVMGMLPMAFRVGAGSEFRYPMAIVVIGGLITSTALTLVVVPVFYTLLDDLGGAVRRRLGWGESARIVGRRLEAADEALRDPATRV
- a CDS encoding efflux RND transporter periplasmic adaptor subunit, producing MTVARAWLVALLLLAACSHKESNRKEAAPADPVAVSVVKAQPGPVQVPVEVSGLVVPDAEIRILPKVTGRLLWIVEEWATVKAGQEIARVDVPELGWQLEQARAAVQTAKAGLELARTNRANSQDTYRRVKEQFEAGAANAHQHEQAAAASKVAQAQVEQAQAQVAQAQAGVNLLQSQLGNARLTAPVAGIVTQRLVDVGGMASPAQPLLVLANARRRLVRAGVAERDLAELARGMRARISSVAYPGRVYGGTLIETSPAIDLQTRTVSAKILLGPDAGDLKFGMSVSVRLLPAARQGLVVPASAVQAEGEQYVLFLAEGGKARRVPISVGARMGDKVEIRSGLQAGAPVIHRGAEFLKDGDPIKS